One Meles meles chromosome 11, mMelMel3.1 paternal haplotype, whole genome shotgun sequence DNA segment encodes these proteins:
- the PPP3R2 gene encoding LOW QUALITY PROTEIN: calcineurin subunit B type 2 (The sequence of the model RefSeq protein was modified relative to this genomic sequence to represent the inferred CDS: inserted 1 base in 1 codon), which produces MGNEASYPEEICSRFNSDEIKRLSKRFKKLDLDCSGSLSVEEFLSLPELHQNPLVQRVIDIFDTDGNGEVDFKEFIXGASQFSVRGDEEEKLRFAFSIYDIDKDGYISNGELFQVLKLMVGDNLKDWQLQQLVDKTIIVLDGDGDGKISFEEFSAVVGGLDIHKKLVVIV; this is translated from the exons ATGGGAAATGAAGCCAGTTACCCGGAGGAGATATGCTCCCGCTTCAACTCCGATGAAATTAAAAGACTGAGCAAGAGGTTTAAGAAGCTCGACCTGGACTGTTCAGGCTCTCTGAGCGTGGAGGAGTTCTTGTCCCTGCCCGAGCTGCACCAGAACCCGTTGGTGCAGCGAGTGATCGACATCTTCGACACCGACGGCAATGGAGAAGTGGACTTCAAGGAGTTCA CTGGGGCCTCCCAGTTCAGCGTCAGGGGGGACGAGGAGGAGAAGTTGAGGTTTGCCTTCAGCATCTATGACATTGATAAAGACGGCTACATTTCCAACGGGGAGCTCTTCCAGGTGCTGAAACTGATGGTGGGCGACAACCTGAAGGACTGGCAGTTACAGCAGCTAGTGGACAAAACCATCATCGTCCTAGATGGGGACGGAGATGGGAAAATATCCTTTGAGGAGTTCAGCGCTGTGGTTGGAGGCCTGGATATCCACAAGAAGTTGGTGGTGATTGTGTGA